A genome region from Myroides fluvii includes the following:
- the mnmG gene encoding tRNA uridine-5-carboxymethylaminomethyl(34) synthesis enzyme MnmG encodes MSIFQDRYDVIVVGGGHAGSEAAAAAANMGSKTLLITMSLQNIAQMSCNPAMGGIAKGQIVREIDALGGYSGIVSDQTAIQFKMLNKSKGPAMWSPRVQSDRMRFSETWRLMLEGTPNLDFYQDMVKSLLVHNHKIEGVVTSLGLTIKAKTVILTNGTFLNGLIHIGEKQFGGGRAGEGAAFGITEDLVKLGFTAGRMKTGTPPRVDGRSLDYSKMEVQGGDVNPSKFSYMDVTSPLQQQRDCFMTYTSTEVHDLLREGFDRSPMFTGRIKSLGPRYCPSIEDKINRFADKERHQIFVEPEGWNTCEIYVNGFSTSLPEDIQFKALRAVVGFENAKIFRPGYAIEYDYFPPTQLKHTLETKLVDGLYFAGQINGTTGYEEAASQGLMAGINAHLKVHEKEPLILRRDEAYIGVLIDDLITKGTEEPYRMFTSRAEYRTLLRQDNADFRLTPMSYSIGLASEARMRRMEYKREESEKFVEFFKETSVKTEEANPILEAKGSSLMSQPDKMFKVFSRPQIELADILKFKKVEEYIAEKGIDQEVIEQAEIQVKYSGYIEKEKNNADKLNRLEDVKIPENFDYDKIVSLSFESREKFKKIRPITISQASRISGVTPTDISILLIHMGR; translated from the coding sequence ATGAGTATTTTTCAAGATAGATATGATGTAATCGTTGTTGGAGGTGGGCATGCTGGTTCTGAAGCCGCCGCTGCAGCCGCCAATATGGGATCAAAAACGCTTTTGATCACGATGAGTCTACAGAATATTGCACAGATGTCCTGTAATCCAGCGATGGGTGGTATTGCCAAAGGGCAAATTGTGCGTGAAATTGACGCTTTAGGTGGGTATTCCGGAATTGTTTCTGATCAGACTGCTATTCAATTTAAAATGTTGAATAAGTCAAAAGGACCTGCGATGTGGTCGCCTCGTGTACAATCCGATCGTATGCGTTTTTCGGAAACGTGGCGTTTGATGTTGGAGGGAACTCCTAATTTGGATTTCTATCAAGATATGGTAAAATCCCTTTTAGTTCACAACCATAAGATTGAAGGTGTTGTAACAAGTTTGGGTCTAACCATCAAAGCGAAGACAGTTATTTTAACCAATGGAACCTTTTTAAATGGATTAATTCACATTGGAGAAAAGCAGTTTGGTGGGGGGAGAGCAGGAGAAGGTGCTGCTTTTGGTATTACCGAAGATTTAGTAAAACTTGGTTTTACAGCTGGACGTATGAAAACAGGAACACCTCCACGCGTGGATGGACGCTCGTTGGATTACTCCAAAATGGAAGTTCAAGGTGGTGATGTCAACCCTTCGAAGTTCTCGTATATGGATGTTACATCGCCTTTGCAACAGCAAAGAGATTGTTTTATGACCTATACTTCAACAGAGGTACACGATCTACTTCGCGAAGGTTTTGATCGTTCTCCGATGTTTACTGGGCGTATTAAAAGTCTAGGTCCACGTTATTGTCCCTCAATAGAAGATAAGATTAATCGCTTTGCAGATAAAGAAAGACATCAAATTTTTGTGGAACCAGAAGGGTGGAATACATGTGAAATCTACGTCAATGGATTTTCTACCTCTTTACCAGAAGACATCCAATTTAAAGCTTTACGTGCAGTAGTTGGTTTTGAAAATGCCAAGATTTTTAGACCCGGTTATGCCATCGAGTATGACTATTTTCCACCTACGCAATTGAAGCACACTTTGGAAACAAAGTTGGTTGATGGTTTGTATTTTGCAGGCCAAATTAACGGTACAACAGGATATGAAGAAGCGGCTTCTCAAGGTTTAATGGCAGGTATAAATGCACACTTGAAAGTGCATGAAAAAGAGCCTTTGATCTTGCGTAGAGATGAAGCTTATATTGGTGTTTTGATTGATGATTTGATTACAAAGGGAACTGAAGAGCCGTATCGTATGTTTACTTCTCGTGCGGAATATCGCACTTTATTGCGTCAAGATAATGCTGATTTTAGATTGACACCAATGTCTTATTCGATAGGTTTAGCTTCAGAGGCGCGCATGCGAAGAATGGAATACAAGCGTGAAGAGTCGGAAAAATTCGTTGAATTTTTTAAAGAGACGAGCGTTAAAACAGAAGAGGCAAATCCAATTTTAGAGGCAAAAGGATCCTCTTTAATGAGTCAGCCAGATAAGATGTTTAAGGTATTTTCTCGTCCACAAATTGAGTTAGCAGATATCTTAAAATTCAAAAAAGTAGAGGAGTATATTGCTGAAAAAGGCATCGATCAAGAGGTGATTGAGCAAGCTGAAATTCAGGTAAAGTATTCTGGATATATAGAGAAGGAAAAGAATAATGCCGACAAATTAAATCGATTAGAGGACGTTAAAATTCCAGAGAATTTTGATTACGATAAAATTGTTTCGCTGTCGTTTGAGTCGCGTGAGAAGTTCAAAAAGATTCGTCCAATCACCATCTCTCAGGCCTCGCGAATAAGCGGAGTTACCCCTACAGATATATCGATTCTATTAATTCATATGGGAAGATAG
- the ybeY gene encoding rRNA maturation RNase YbeY, protein MITFNYELDFSLQQEDQYEAWIESIIASEDFFVGEINYIFCTDEYLHEINVKYLDHDTLTDIISFDYTENQVVSGDIFISIERVKENATEFGVAFDMELLRVMAHGILHYCGYKDKGEEDEALMRKKEEEKMKMFHVEQ, encoded by the coding sequence ATGATAACTTTTAATTACGAATTAGATTTTTCATTGCAACAGGAAGATCAATATGAAGCATGGATTGAATCGATTATTGCTTCAGAAGATTTCTTTGTAGGCGAAATAAACTATATTTTTTGTACCGATGAATACTTGCATGAAATCAATGTAAAGTATTTGGATCATGATACGCTTACGGATATTATTAGCTTCGATTATACTGAAAATCAGGTAGTTAGTGGTGATATTTTTATTAGCATCGAACGTGTTAAAGAGAATGCTACTGAGTTTGGGGTTGCTTTTGATATGGAATTATTACGTGTTATGGCACATGGGATTCTTCATTATTGTGGGTATAAAGACAAAGGTGAAGAGGATGAGGCTTTAATGCGTAAAAAAGAAGAAGAAAAAATGAAAATGTTCCACGTGGAACAATAA
- the gltX gene encoding glutamate--tRNA ligase has translation MANQVRVRFAPSPTGPLHIGGVRTALFNYLFAKQNNGVFYVRIEDTDQNRFVPGAEAYILEALEWLGISPDETMGKNEKFGPYRQSERKALYKQYADQLIETGWAYYAFDTAEELDELRKKTEEAGQTFIYNHSNREQLKTSLNLSKEEVNQLIAADVPYVIRFKTPVGETLLLNDMIRGEIKFETNLLDDKVLFKSDGMPTYHLANIVDDHLMETSHVIRGEEWLPSLPLHELLYKAFGWVAPKFAHLPLILKPVGNGKLSKRDGDKLGFPVFPLDWQDPISGEKSSGYREKGFYPETVLNFLALLGWNDGTDQEIFSLEELVTKFDLGRVHKAGAKFDPEKNKWFNQHYLKQQKDADLAQAFQVILKEKGIQAADAYVEQVVTLIKERATFVSDFFELSDFFFQAPTEYDSKALKNWKEDTAELMQKVSQVIEGINSFEGSAIESAVKEWINEQGVGMGKVMQPLRVCVVGELKGPDLFQIIELIGKTETVNRIKQAIATI, from the coding sequence ATGGCTAATCAAGTTCGCGTGCGTTTTGCACCTAGTCCAACAGGACCTTTACACATTGGTGGTGTTAGAACAGCATTATTTAATTATTTATTTGCTAAACAGAATAACGGTGTTTTCTATGTGAGAATTGAGGATACAGATCAAAATAGATTTGTTCCAGGAGCAGAGGCCTATATTTTAGAAGCATTGGAATGGTTGGGTATTTCTCCAGATGAAACGATGGGAAAAAACGAAAAGTTTGGCCCATATAGACAGAGTGAACGCAAAGCATTATACAAACAATATGCAGACCAGTTGATTGAAACAGGCTGGGCGTATTATGCTTTTGATACAGCAGAAGAATTAGACGAATTGCGCAAAAAAACAGAAGAAGCTGGGCAAACGTTTATTTATAATCACAGCAACAGAGAACAGTTAAAAACCTCTTTGAACCTGTCAAAAGAAGAAGTAAATCAGCTTATCGCTGCTGATGTACCTTATGTCATTCGCTTTAAAACACCTGTGGGTGAAACCTTGTTGTTAAACGATATGATTCGCGGCGAAATTAAGTTTGAAACAAATTTATTGGACGACAAAGTACTATTTAAAAGTGATGGAATGCCAACCTATCACTTAGCGAATATCGTGGATGATCACTTAATGGAAACATCACACGTAATTCGCGGAGAAGAATGGTTGCCTTCTCTTCCATTACACGAGTTATTATACAAGGCATTTGGGTGGGTAGCTCCTAAATTTGCTCATTTACCGCTAATCCTTAAACCAGTAGGAAATGGTAAATTGTCAAAGCGCGATGGAGATAAATTGGGATTCCCTGTATTTCCATTGGATTGGCAAGATCCAATTTCGGGTGAAAAATCATCTGGATATCGAGAAAAGGGATTTTATCCAGAAACCGTGCTTAATTTCTTGGCTTTATTGGGATGGAATGACGGTACTGATCAAGAAATTTTCTCTTTAGAAGAATTAGTGACAAAGTTTGATCTAGGACGCGTGCATAAAGCAGGTGCTAAGTTTGATCCAGAAAAAAACAAATGGTTCAACCAGCATTATTTAAAACAGCAAAAAGATGCAGATTTAGCTCAAGCATTCCAAGTAATCTTAAAAGAAAAAGGAATTCAAGCTGCTGATGCCTATGTAGAACAAGTCGTGACTTTAATCAAAGAGCGAGCAACTTTTGTTTCGGATTTCTTTGAATTGAGCGACTTCTTTTTTCAAGCGCCAACCGAGTATGATTCAAAAGCATTAAAGAACTGGAAAGAAGATACAGCTGAGTTAATGCAAAAAGTAAGTCAAGTGATTGAAGGGATCAATAGCTTTGAAGGATCTGCAATTGAATCAGCAGTTAAAGAATGGATCAATGAACAAGGCGTGGGTATGGGCAAAGTAATGCAACCTCTACGCGTTTGTGTTGTTGGTGAACTAAAGGGACCTGATTTATTTCAGATTATTGAATTAATTGGAAAAACTGAAACAGTAAATAGAATTAAACAAGCAATTGCAACAATATAA
- a CDS encoding lipocalin family protein: MKKIVLSFSLLALVLTGTISCSSDDNSSEQQQLKTLVLTSVNGTEATVNDEVTFVVTVGTSVIEGAKIEVNGKEVTNPFTFAEVGTYKVVAKKDGYNKSNEIEITIKADTAEDGRSIVGTWIPTNVIVTALGSEVVNMPYPAKENCEDDTLLFNSNQTVKFNYHSETCDLQTTGAAWSINEAGTILNLNLFGQAMTVNVITNNASKLIIKAKGNQFEALIPILVPDLAGNITPEMLGLAEVQLELNKQ; encoded by the coding sequence ATGAAAAAAATAGTATTATCCTTTTCATTACTAGCCTTAGTGCTTACTGGAACTATTTCATGTAGCAGTGATGATAATAGTTCGGAACAACAACAATTAAAAACACTGGTTTTAACTTCTGTTAATGGTACAGAAGCGACAGTAAATGATGAAGTTACTTTTGTTGTTACAGTTGGGACATCGGTAATAGAAGGTGCTAAAATAGAGGTGAATGGCAAGGAGGTAACGAACCCTTTTACTTTTGCTGAAGTAGGAACATATAAAGTTGTAGCGAAGAAAGATGGCTACAATAAGAGTAATGAGATTGAGATAACAATTAAGGCTGATACAGCTGAAGATGGAAGATCAATTGTAGGTACTTGGATTCCTACAAATGTCATAGTAACAGCTTTAGGATCAGAAGTTGTCAATATGCCCTATCCTGCCAAAGAAAATTGTGAGGATGATACCTTGCTGTTTAACAGCAATCAAACGGTTAAATTCAATTATCACAGTGAAACTTGCGACTTACAAACAACGGGAGCAGCTTGGTCTATAAATGAGGCTGGTACAATTTTGAACCTAAATTTATTTGGACAAGCCATGACAGTGAATGTAATTACAAATAATGCTTCTAAATTAATTATCAAAGCGAAAGGAAATCAATTTGAGGCTTTAATTCCAATTTTAGTACCTGATTTAGCGGGTAATATTACTCCAGAAATGTTAGGTTTAGCTGAAGTACAATTAGAATTGAATAAACAATAA
- a CDS encoding SPFH domain-containing protein, which produces MYLLFLVPVLIIFFLCFFTVKQQSSAIVERFGKFNSIRNPGLQLKIPVVDRISGVVNLRIQQLDVMIETKTKDNVFVKLKVSVQFKVIADRVYDAFYKLEYPHDQITSYVFDVVRAEVPKLILDDVFERKDNIAVAVKRELNEAMTTYGYDIINTLITDIDPDIQVKNAMNRINAADREKVAAEYEAEASRIRIVAKAEAESESKRLQGQGIANQRREIAQGLVESVDVLNKVGINSQEASALIVVTQHYDTLQAVGADSRSNLILLPNSPTAASDMLINMVTSFAASAKVSEMNNTAPLKPFKSENRENEV; this is translated from the coding sequence ATGTATTTACTATTTCTTGTACCCGTATTAATTATCTTTTTCTTGTGTTTTTTTACGGTCAAACAACAATCTTCCGCTATTGTAGAACGCTTTGGTAAGTTTAACAGTATCCGTAATCCGGGTTTACAGTTAAAAATACCTGTAGTGGATCGTATTTCTGGGGTTGTGAATTTGCGTATCCAACAGTTGGATGTGATGATTGAAACAAAAACCAAAGACAACGTTTTTGTCAAGTTGAAAGTATCCGTTCAGTTTAAGGTCATTGCGGATCGCGTGTACGATGCTTTTTATAAGTTAGAATATCCACATGATCAAATTACATCTTATGTATTTGACGTAGTACGCGCAGAAGTACCTAAATTAATTTTGGATGATGTTTTTGAGAGAAAGGACAATATTGCTGTTGCGGTTAAACGTGAATTAAACGAAGCAATGACGACATATGGTTATGATATTATCAATACATTAATTACAGATATTGACCCGGATATCCAGGTGAAAAATGCCATGAATCGTATTAATGCTGCTGATCGAGAAAAAGTAGCGGCTGAATATGAAGCAGAGGCTAGTAGAATTAGAATTGTGGCTAAAGCAGAAGCTGAATCAGAATCGAAGCGTTTGCAAGGACAAGGTATAGCCAACCAACGTAGAGAGATTGCACAAGGACTGGTGGAGAGTGTGGATGTATTAAATAAAGTGGGGATCAATTCTCAAGAGGCTTCTGCTCTGATTGTTGTAACGCAACATTACGATACATTACAAGCCGTTGGTGCAGATTCAAGGTCAAATTTGATTTTATTGCCCAATTCGCCTACAGCTGCTAGTGATATGCTTATCAATATGGTAACTTCTTTTGCCGCGAGTGCGAAAGTATCAGAAATGAACAATACAGCTCCATTAAAGCCATTTAAGAGCGAAAATAGAGAAAATGAGGTATAG
- a CDS encoding DUF6327 family protein: MRKSYSSFEQINHDLQILRIEREIHYQKINMAFDQLKEEIAPQNLVKNTLGSAGSLLRNSSGVQTLLVTSILKYFIRKFRK; encoded by the coding sequence ATGAGAAAGAGTTATTCCTCCTTTGAACAAATTAATCACGATTTACAGATTTTGCGTATTGAAAGGGAGATTCACTATCAAAAAATTAATATGGCTTTTGACCAATTAAAAGAAGAAATTGCCCCTCAAAATTTGGTCAAAAACACCTTGGGTTCGGCCGGATCTTTGTTGAGAAATTCCAGTGGTGTTCAAACGTTACTTGTTACCTCTATCCTCAAATATTTTATTCGAAAATTTAGAAAGTAA
- a CDS encoding YtxH domain-containing protein: MSDRLGSTLAALVAGAAIGVGIGILFAPDEGKKTRKKIRRSFDESKDELSHKIDDLKKQVRHAVSRKSDSLEDGIEDFINSAGKKRDEVISALELKLAELKKQGKELAESAKK, translated from the coding sequence ATGTCAGATCGTTTAGGTAGTACATTAGCAGCATTAGTAGCTGGAGCAGCAATAGGAGTAGGTATTGGAATACTGTTTGCTCCCGATGAAGGAAAAAAAACGAGAAAAAAAATCAGAAGATCGTTTGATGAATCGAAAGATGAGCTTTCACACAAAATTGACGACTTAAAAAAACAAGTACGCCACGCAGTAAGTAGAAAATCAGATAGTCTAGAAGATGGGATTGAGGATTTCATCAATTCAGCTGGTAAGAAAAGAGATGAGGTTATTTCAGCCTTAGAACTTAAACTAGCTGAACTTAAAAAACAAGGTAAAGAATTGGCCGAAAGCGCAAAAAAATAA
- a CDS encoding glutamine--tRNA ligase/YqeY domain fusion protein, with protein MSTKEKSLNFIEQIIEEDLKNGLPTEKLHFRFPPEPNGYLHVGHASSICLNFGLGLKYNAPVNLRFDDTNPSKEEQEFVDAIKYDVEWLGYKWANEVYASDYFQQLYDWAVRMIQEGKAYVDSQTSEEMAQQKGTPTTAGVNSPFRNRTVEENLSLFEQMKKGEFAEGTHILRAKIDMTHTNMLMRDPIMYRIINKAHHRTQNDWCIYPMYDWAHGESDYLESISHSFCTLEFLPHRELYDWFLDQVVEGENIRPKQREFARRNLSHTVVSKRKLARLVSEGHVTGWDDPRMSTISGLRRRGYTPASIRNYADTIGIAKRDNLIDVSLLEFCVREDLNKIAPRVMAVLDPVKLVITNYPEGQEEWLDAENNPEEEVMTFRKVPFSRELYIEREDFKEEANSKFFRLTLGKEVRLKNAYIIKGESVVKDEQGNIIEIHVSYDADSRSGSGSEASKRKVKGTIHWVSIPHAVEAEIRIYDRLFVNENPDGNKEVDFLAFINPNSLSVIKGYLEPSLQEAEQGEKFQFQRMGYFCVDKDSTTNHLVFNKTVGLRDTWAKVEQN; from the coding sequence ATGTCAACAAAAGAGAAATCATTAAATTTTATTGAGCAAATCATCGAAGAAGATTTAAAAAATGGTTTGCCAACAGAAAAACTACATTTCCGTTTTCCGCCTGAGCCTAATGGTTATTTACACGTAGGTCATGCGAGTTCTATTTGTTTAAACTTTGGATTGGGATTGAAGTACAATGCGCCAGTAAACTTGCGTTTTGACGATACGAATCCCTCAAAAGAAGAACAGGAATTTGTTGACGCAATCAAATACGATGTAGAATGGCTAGGTTATAAATGGGCAAATGAAGTTTATGCATCGGATTATTTCCAGCAATTATACGATTGGGCAGTACGCATGATTCAAGAAGGAAAGGCTTATGTAGATAGCCAGACTTCAGAAGAAATGGCCCAACAAAAAGGTACACCAACAACAGCAGGGGTAAATAGCCCCTTTCGAAATAGAACTGTAGAAGAGAACCTTAGTTTATTTGAACAAATGAAAAAAGGAGAATTTGCAGAAGGAACGCATATTTTACGCGCTAAAATTGACATGACTCATACCAACATGTTAATGCGCGATCCAATCATGTACCGCATTATTAATAAAGCGCACCATCGCACGCAAAACGATTGGTGTATTTATCCAATGTATGACTGGGCACATGGAGAAAGTGATTACTTAGAAAGCATTTCTCATTCCTTCTGTACGCTTGAGTTTTTACCGCACAGAGAATTATACGATTGGTTCTTAGATCAAGTAGTAGAAGGAGAAAATATCCGTCCAAAACAACGCGAATTTGCTCGTAGAAACTTATCTCATACGGTTGTAAGTAAACGAAAACTAGCTCGACTAGTATCGGAAGGACATGTAACAGGATGGGATGACCCGAGAATGTCGACTATTTCAGGTTTGAGAAGAAGAGGATATACACCTGCTTCTATCCGCAACTATGCAGATACGATTGGAATAGCTAAACGCGACAACTTAATTGATGTTTCACTATTGGAATTCTGTGTGCGCGAAGATTTAAACAAAATCGCTCCTCGTGTCATGGCAGTTCTAGATCCAGTGAAATTAGTTATCACCAACTATCCTGAAGGGCAAGAAGAATGGTTAGACGCTGAAAACAATCCAGAAGAAGAAGTGATGACGTTCCGTAAAGTACCTTTTTCAAGAGAATTATACATTGAAAGAGAAGACTTTAAAGAAGAGGCGAATAGCAAATTTTTCCGTTTAACGTTAGGTAAAGAAGTTCGATTGAAAAACGCTTATATCATCAAAGGAGAAAGCGTTGTAAAAGACGAGCAAGGCAATATTATTGAAATTCACGTAAGCTACGATGCAGACAGTAGAAGTGGAAGTGGATCAGAAGCAAGTAAGCGCAAAGTAAAAGGAACGATTCACTGGGTTTCTATTCCACATGCAGTAGAAGCAGAGATTCGCATTTACGATCGCTTGTTTGTCAACGAAAATCCAGATGGAAATAAAGAAGTTGACTTTCTAGCATTCATCAATCCTAATTCGCTATCGGTAATCAAAGGGTATTTAGAGCCGAGTTTACAAGAAGCAGAACAAGGAGAGAAGTTCCAATTCCAACGCATGGGGTACTTCTGTGTGGACAAAGATAGTACAACAAACCACTTGGTCTTTAACAAGACCGTGGGACTAAGAGATACTTGGGCGAAGGTAGAGCAAAACTAA
- the folB gene encoding dihydroneopterin aldolase, whose amino-acid sequence MGIIRLNNIRTFSFHGCMPEEAKIGSEYRVDITANGNFRDAAATDELVHAIDYVQLNQIVKEEMDKRSKLLETVVQRIIDRVLLEIKLVEKVTVAVSKINPPIGGDVEYVTVEMQGVR is encoded by the coding sequence ATGGGGATTATTAGACTTAATAATATCAGAACATTTTCGTTTCACGGTTGTATGCCAGAAGAGGCAAAAATCGGATCCGAATACCGTGTAGATATAACGGCGAATGGAAATTTTAGAGATGCCGCTGCAACGGACGAATTAGTCCATGCTATTGACTACGTACAATTGAACCAAATCGTCAAAGAAGAAATGGACAAGCGATCAAAATTGCTAGAAACGGTTGTACAGCGAATTATTGACCGCGTATTGTTAGAAATTAAGCTTGTAGAGAAAGTAACGGTAGCTGTTTCAAAAATTAATCCTCCAATTGGCGGAGATGTAGAATATGTAACGGTTGAAATGCAGGGAGTTAGGTAG
- a CDS encoding LysE family translocator, whose protein sequence is MIDDLITGVTLGFFLSFMIGPVFFILIETSITRGIRAALAFDMGVILADALFFTIAFFSSFRLINSIKDDPALFIFGGLLMLTYGIISFVKLKKVQVQTIQIAPPNLKREYLNLFVKGFLLNFINVGVLGFWLAIIITLGPQMDMDTERMFIFFLFAIVAYFITDIFKILLAKQLRKKLTAENILKVKKISSVLLIIFGFVIMIKAFIPTSDKELNLPLPKLERK, encoded by the coding sequence ATGATCGATGATTTAATTACAGGTGTAACCTTAGGTTTCTTTCTAAGTTTCATGATTGGCCCTGTTTTTTTTATTCTTATTGAAACAAGTATAACAAGAGGAATTCGAGCTGCTCTTGCTTTTGACATGGGTGTAATTCTCGCTGATGCTTTGTTTTTTACAATTGCCTTTTTTAGCAGTTTTCGCTTGATTAACTCCATCAAAGATGATCCTGCTTTGTTTATTTTTGGAGGACTCCTAATGTTAACCTACGGAATTATCTCCTTTGTCAAGCTAAAAAAAGTACAAGTACAAACCATTCAAATAGCTCCACCTAATCTCAAAAGAGAATACCTTAACTTGTTTGTCAAAGGGTTCTTGTTGAATTTTATCAACGTTGGAGTCTTAGGCTTTTGGCTAGCGATTATTATCACCTTAGGGCCTCAAATGGATATGGATACCGAGCGAATGTTTATTTTCTTTTTGTTTGCCATTGTGGCTTATTTTATAACGGATATTTTCAAAATATTACTGGCCAAACAGCTAAGAAAGAAATTAACGGCCGAAAACATTCTAAAAGTAAAGAAAATCAGCAGTGTGCTCTTGATCATTTTTGGTTTTGTCATTATGATTAAGGCTTTTATTCCAACGTCAGATAAAGAATTAAATCTGCCTCTCCCAAAGTTAGAACGAAAATAA
- a CDS encoding head GIN domain-containing protein, producing the protein MKKIALLFIALCGTMGFAQEVKQVGEFKRVNVFDKIELTLIPDTETKMEISGTNADEVTFVNKNGNLKIRMNFTKSFQGENVRVKLHYKELDEIIAEEGATIKGTEAIQATSVAITSKTGASIHLKIDAQKAIIRAYTGATMTISGKAINQDILVNAGASVFNENLITDQTEVTVNAGGTAKVNATELVDAKTRAGGEIIIYGKPKKVNEKVVMGGSIKKEN; encoded by the coding sequence ATGAAAAAAATCGCATTATTATTTATAGCCCTTTGTGGAACGATGGGATTTGCGCAAGAGGTAAAACAAGTAGGGGAGTTTAAACGAGTAAACGTCTTCGATAAAATTGAATTAACCTTGATTCCCGATACCGAAACAAAAATGGAAATCTCAGGTACAAATGCCGATGAAGTAACCTTTGTTAATAAAAATGGTAATTTGAAAATTAGAATGAATTTTACCAAGAGTTTTCAAGGTGAAAATGTACGCGTAAAATTACACTATAAAGAATTAGATGAAATCATCGCGGAAGAAGGAGCTACAATTAAAGGAACTGAAGCAATACAAGCAACTTCAGTGGCCATCACTAGTAAAACTGGAGCTTCTATCCATTTAAAAATAGACGCTCAAAAAGCAATAATAAGAGCCTATACTGGGGCAACAATGACGATATCCGGTAAAGCAATTAATCAAGATATTTTAGTCAATGCTGGAGCTTCTGTATTCAACGAAAACCTAATCACCGATCAAACAGAAGTAACAGTCAATGCAGGAGGAACCGCTAAGGTTAATGCAACAGAATTAGTAGATGCTAAAACTAGGGCAGGAGGAGAGATTATCATCTACGGAAAGCCTAAAAAAGTAAATGAGAAGGTGGTTATGGGCGGTAGCATTAAGAAGGAGAACTAA